A single window of Flagellimonas maritima DNA harbors:
- a CDS encoding bifunctional riboflavin kinase/FAD synthetase has translation METIKGISHFINNKFQTAVTIGTFDGVHLGHGKILERLINSAKTAGLKSTVLTFFPHPRMVLQKDTNIKLLNTLDEKIQTMDSLGLDYLIIHPFTKDFSRLSATEFVRDILVNKLKTKKIIIGYDHRFGRNRNANIQDLTAFGNTLDFEVEEIPAQEIDDVSVSSTKIRNALLAGDILTANSYLNYAYMLTGIIKKGKGLGKQFGFPTANLHIPEPYKLIPKNGVYVVKSNIDQREYFGMMNIGFNPTVSGTEKSIEINFFDFEGSLYDKKVQVGILHRIRDENKFDSVEELREQLKKDKKTSLNLIAK, from the coding sequence GTGGAAACAATCAAAGGTATTTCTCACTTCATAAACAACAAATTTCAAACTGCCGTTACCATTGGTACTTTTGATGGGGTACACCTTGGTCACGGCAAGATATTGGAACGCCTCATAAATAGTGCCAAAACCGCTGGTTTAAAATCAACCGTCCTCACCTTTTTTCCCCATCCTAGGATGGTCTTGCAAAAAGATACAAACATTAAGTTATTGAACACATTGGATGAAAAGATTCAGACAATGGATTCCCTGGGGCTGGATTATCTGATCATACATCCTTTTACAAAAGACTTTTCCAGACTTTCAGCTACCGAATTTGTGAGGGATATATTGGTCAATAAACTAAAGACGAAAAAAATAATCATTGGTTATGATCATAGGTTTGGTAGAAACCGTAATGCCAATATACAGGATTTAACGGCTTTTGGGAATACATTGGATTTTGAGGTGGAGGAGATACCCGCGCAAGAAATCGATGATGTGTCCGTTAGTTCAACAAAAATCAGAAATGCACTTTTAGCAGGTGATATCCTAACTGCAAATAGTTATTTAAATTATGCTTACATGCTCACGGGCATCATAAAAAAAGGAAAGGGTCTTGGCAAGCAGTTTGGTTTTCCGACAGCGAATCTTCACATACCCGAACCTTACAAACTCATTCCAAAAAATGGCGTTTATGTTGTTAAGAGCAACATCGATCAAAGAGAATATTTTGGGATGATGAACATCGGCTTCAACCCAACAGTATCCGGAACAGAAAAAAGCATCGAAATCAATTTTTTCGATTTTGAAGGTAGCCTTTATGACAAGAAGGTACAAGTTGGCATCCTACATCGTAT
- a CDS encoding reprolysin-like metallopeptidase, whose translation MKAKLHLVFSITIFFACFYTYAQQGYWKSTEARSSFRSPSIKNISKAAAVYTLDKQSFSKKINSFSTFKNQSQVIDLPGHNGKVISFSLKETSVFHPDLSKKYPNIKSFSGLSLDGKYRVRLSSSHKGLQSMIIDLESHQTVFMEQLSNKSGTYVVYDKGAGTENKNGFICDTKKMGAIVGKTISPLVSGQELRRFRIAVSATGEYTEFHGGTVADALAAINATLTRVNEVFETDLGVTLELVANNNLIIFTNAATDPYNGNLNAQVQSTLTTTIGEANYDVGHLFNKVELASQNNGNAGFIGSVCSDNRKGSAFSSTSNPEGDIFDLDFVSHELGHQFGANHTWSFDPEGTDVQAEPASGTTIMGYAGIASPGNNVAPNGDDYFHYNSILQISNYLETVTCGETVALTNSPPVVTPMGDYVIPKGTAFVLEGMATDSDIDDTLTYTWEQIDSGIVTFDTFGPENPSGANFRSLPPTTDPSRYFPRLSRVVQGNLAQTNPQINSAWETISTIERNLSFAFTVRDNALEGGQVISDLLDVKVVNIAGPFVMTSQDSNETYEAGSVQQVTWDVANTNILPVDAKTVDIFLSVDGGTTFPIILAEDVVNDGIEDVLIPGNATETARIMVKASDNVFFAVNASNFSIEESNVVLNIQDLTFDVCQPDDIIIPFTYQTFGGFNETSTFSVDLPVGLTAAFVPAQASANDTDVQLTISNTDDVAPASYPITITSTSVSVTKNLPLSLNISDVSFSDVVLSTPTDMEINTSINPRLVWEENEFYKDYDIEIATDNGFVDIVESATTPFNFYQSPTLQPETEYFWHIRPKNDCGTGTFGTPFSFTTTQVDCRNVSSKTLPLTISNIGSPTITSTIQFVEDLSITDINVNLELTHTFLQDLIITLISPSGTRVTLVSGACGDLDNINAVFDDDGANIVCSATPAISGTVSPIGSLASLVGESTFGDWTLEIRDTAPNDGGALVSFSLEVCAEGEFRPDDDQDGVFDDGDDLCLGTPIGAEVDAAGCPVYRFPADNFRVQLQSESCRNSNDGSISLTASDDSITYTAILNGGATTQSIDFTDSHVFESINAGDYSLCITGTDGIIVYEEVCFEIKITEPSLLTAFTAVESGVLQLTLGGADLFTIELNGLVTQTEASQTQLNLKNGFNTLKISTSLPCQGVYEETFFISSEPIVYPNPVNERTKVFLNGLTGNLDIQVFSANGRLVLTDKREINGIELEMDFSVLSTGIYYMSIQSKGTNKVIKLIKE comes from the coding sequence ATGAAAGCTAAATTACATCTTGTTTTCTCAATAACCATATTTTTTGCCTGCTTTTACACTTATGCACAACAAGGCTATTGGAAATCTACTGAAGCCAGATCAAGTTTTAGAAGTCCTTCAATAAAAAATATAAGTAAAGCAGCGGCAGTTTATACATTGGATAAACAAAGCTTCTCAAAGAAAATCAATTCTTTTTCCACCTTTAAAAATCAAAGCCAAGTAATTGATCTTCCAGGACATAATGGGAAGGTCATCTCTTTTTCTTTAAAAGAGACATCCGTTTTTCATCCGGATTTATCCAAAAAATATCCCAATATAAAGTCATTTTCCGGCTTAAGCCTGGATGGAAAATATAGGGTCAGGCTCAGTAGTTCGCATAAGGGACTCCAAAGTATGATAATTGATCTTGAAAGTCATCAAACCGTATTTATGGAGCAATTGTCAAATAAAAGTGGCACCTACGTTGTCTATGATAAGGGTGCAGGGACCGAGAACAAAAACGGATTTATTTGTGATACCAAGAAAATGGGCGCTATTGTAGGAAAGACAATTAGTCCCTTGGTCAGCGGCCAAGAGTTGAGAAGGTTTAGAATTGCCGTATCCGCTACAGGGGAGTATACAGAATTTCATGGTGGAACTGTTGCTGATGCCCTAGCAGCAATCAATGCTACATTGACGCGTGTAAACGAAGTTTTTGAAACCGATCTAGGAGTTACTTTGGAGTTGGTGGCAAATAACAATCTGATCATTTTTACAAATGCGGCCACAGACCCTTATAACGGAAATTTGAATGCTCAGGTTCAAAGCACATTGACGACCACAATTGGCGAGGCAAATTATGATGTAGGCCATCTTTTTAATAAAGTTGAACTTGCTTCACAAAATAATGGGAATGCAGGCTTTATTGGGTCAGTTTGCTCGGATAACAGAAAAGGGAGCGCTTTTTCGTCTACCTCCAATCCAGAAGGGGATATATTTGATCTGGATTTTGTCTCACACGAGTTGGGGCATCAATTTGGGGCAAACCACACATGGTCTTTTGACCCTGAGGGAACCGATGTTCAAGCAGAACCGGCCAGCGGAACCACGATTATGGGTTATGCCGGCATTGCAAGTCCAGGTAATAATGTAGCGCCCAATGGTGATGACTATTTCCACTATAACAGTATTCTACAGATTTCCAATTATTTAGAGACTGTAACCTGCGGAGAGACGGTTGCTTTGACTAATTCGCCCCCAGTCGTTACCCCAATGGGAGATTATGTAATTCCAAAGGGCACTGCTTTTGTTTTGGAAGGAATGGCCACGGACAGTGATATTGATGACACACTCACATATACTTGGGAACAAATTGACAGCGGAATAGTTACGTTTGATACTTTTGGTCCTGAAAATCCAAGTGGGGCGAACTTTAGATCGTTGCCGCCTACTACAGACCCTTCAAGATATTTTCCAAGATTGTCCCGTGTAGTGCAAGGGAACCTTGCCCAGACCAATCCACAAATCAATAGTGCTTGGGAAACCATATCTACAATAGAGCGGAATTTGAGCTTTGCTTTTACGGTAAGGGACAATGCACTGGAGGGCGGGCAAGTGATTTCCGATTTGCTTGATGTTAAAGTAGTAAACATTGCTGGACCTTTTGTTATGACATCACAAGATTCAAATGAGACTTATGAAGCCGGGTCTGTACAACAGGTGACTTGGGATGTTGCCAACACCAATATTCTTCCTGTTGATGCTAAAACAGTCGATATATTTTTATCCGTGGATGGTGGCACTACTTTTCCAATTATTCTTGCGGAAGATGTAGTGAATGATGGAATTGAAGATGTTCTAATTCCAGGAAATGCTACCGAAACTGCACGGATTATGGTCAAAGCCAGTGATAATGTTTTTTTCGCCGTTAATGCATCTAATTTTAGTATTGAAGAATCTAATGTAGTATTAAATATCCAAGATTTAACTTTTGATGTTTGTCAACCAGATGACATCATCATTCCATTTACATACCAGACTTTTGGAGGCTTCAACGAGACCTCAACCTTTTCAGTTGATCTACCGGTAGGTTTAACGGCGGCTTTTGTTCCCGCTCAGGCCTCGGCAAATGATACAGATGTTCAATTGACCATTTCCAATACGGATGATGTTGCACCTGCATCATATCCAATCACCATTACTTCGACTTCTGTTTCGGTAACAAAGAACCTTCCGTTATCACTTAATATAAGTGACGTAAGTTTTTCTGATGTGGTTTTGTCCACTCCAACAGATATGGAAATCAATACCTCTATCAATCCCAGATTAGTATGGGAAGAAAATGAGTTTTACAAGGACTATGATATTGAAATAGCAACAGATAATGGTTTTGTGGATATAGTGGAATCCGCAACCACACCATTTAATTTTTACCAAAGTCCAACATTACAACCGGAAACAGAATACTTTTGGCACATAAGACCTAAGAACGATTGCGGCACAGGTACTTTTGGAACACCGTTTAGTTTTACAACTACACAAGTTGATTGCAGGAACGTTAGTTCAAAAACATTGCCTTTAACCATTTCAAACATAGGATCACCCACGATAACTTCCACAATTCAGTTCGTTGAGGATTTAAGCATTACCGACATCAATGTAAATTTGGAACTAACGCACACATTTTTACAGGATTTGATTATTACGCTCATTTCCCCTTCGGGCACGAGAGTCACATTGGTTTCTGGTGCATGCGGGGATTTAGATAATATCAATGCAGTTTTTGATGATGATGGAGCAAATATTGTCTGCTCAGCTACCCCTGCAATTTCAGGAACCGTTTCCCCTATAGGCTCACTGGCTTCTCTCGTTGGTGAATCCACTTTTGGGGATTGGACATTGGAAATTAGGGATACGGCACCAAATGATGGTGGAGCATTGGTTTCGTTTTCCTTGGAAGTATGTGCCGAAGGTGAATTTAGACCGGACGATGATCAAGATGGCGTTTTCGATGACGGTGATGATTTATGTTTGGGAACGCCAATAGGGGCTGAAGTCGATGCTGCCGGTTGTCCCGTGTATAGATTTCCTGCAGATAACTTTAGGGTGCAACTACAAAGTGAATCTTGTAGAAACAGTAATGATGGTTCCATTTCCTTAACAGCTTCTGATGATTCAATAACCTACACCGCTATTTTAAATGGAGGTGCTACAACACAGAGCATAGATTTTACGGATTCCCATGTCTTTGAAAGTATAAATGCTGGGGACTATTCTTTGTGCATTACGGGAACGGACGGCATCATTGTCTATGAAGAAGTTTGTTTTGAAATCAAAATCACAGAGCCATCACTTTTAACGGCTTTTACGGCAGTTGAGTCAGGAGTACTCCAACTTACGCTTGGTGGGGCCGATTTGTTTACGATAGAATTGAATGGTTTGGTCACACAGACCGAAGCCAGTCAAACACAATTGAACTTAAAAAATGGATTCAATACCCTAAAAATATCGACAAGCTTACCTTGCCAAGGAGTTTACGAAGAAACGTTTTTTATTTCATCAGAACCTATTGTTTATCCAAATCCCGTAAACGAGAGAACTAAGGTTTTTCTCAATGGTTTGACAGGTAATCTTGATATACAGGTGTTTTCTGCAAATGGGCGATTGGTCTTGACAGATAAAAGAGAAATAAACGGTATAGAACTAGAAATGGATTTTTCCGTATTGTCCACAGGCATTTACTATATGAGCATCCAGAGCAAAGGAACAAATAAGGTCATAAAATTGATTAAAGAATGA
- the pth gene encoding aminoacyl-tRNA hydrolase, translated as MFQFIKVLFGTDKQLLQETDNMRKFLIVGLGNIGAKYEETRHNVGFKILDFLAEQEGFSFETQKLGDVATFKHKGRSILCLKPSTYMNLSGKAVKYWMEKEKIPLENTLIITDDINLSFGSIRLKTKGSDGGHNGLKDIQNTLQTTKYNRFRFGVGSEFGKGKQVDYVLGEWNTDETKQLKERLQKSSDLIRSFVFSGINNTMNQFNGT; from the coding sequence ATGTTTCAATTTATAAAAGTACTTTTTGGCACGGATAAACAGCTATTGCAAGAAACGGACAACATGAGAAAATTCCTAATCGTTGGTCTAGGGAATATTGGGGCCAAGTATGAAGAAACAAGACATAACGTTGGTTTCAAAATACTGGATTTTTTAGCGGAACAGGAAGGTTTTTCGTTTGAGACCCAAAAATTGGGTGACGTCGCCACTTTTAAGCATAAAGGCAGAAGTATTCTATGCTTAAAGCCATCAACGTATATGAACTTAAGCGGTAAAGCAGTAAAGTATTGGATGGAAAAAGAAAAGATTCCATTGGAAAATACCTTGATCATTACAGATGACATCAATCTTTCTTTTGGCTCTATTCGTTTAAAAACAAAAGGTAGCGATGGTGGACACAACGGTTTGAAGGACATTCAAAACACATTGCAGACCACAAAATATAACCGATTTCGTTTTGGGGTCGGTTCCGAGTTTGGGAAAGGAAAGCAAGTAGACTATGTACTAGGGGAATGGAATACGGATGAAACGAAACAACTTAAAGAGCGACTTCAAAAATCCAGTGATTTGATACGTTCGTTTGTATTTTCAGGCATCAATAATACCATGAACCAATTTAACGGTACTTGA
- a CDS encoding 50S ribosomal protein L25/general stress protein Ctc, with product MKSITIKGSQRESVGKVSTKALRNAGKVPCVLYGGDTPLHFSADELAFRHLVYTPNAFTAVIELEDGQKFDAVLQDIQFHPVTDKILHIDFYQLFKDKPVTMDIPIRLEGNSPGVRNGGRLLFRKRKLSIKSLPDLLPDFITIDISKLKIGGTIAVETLLNDDYTILHPDSTAVVQVKASRTSVDDEEEEEIEGEEGTEATAAEGGDAPAAEAEATE from the coding sequence ATGAAGTCAATTACTATCAAAGGATCCCAAAGAGAAAGCGTGGGCAAGGTATCTACCAAAGCCTTACGTAATGCTGGAAAGGTCCCTTGCGTACTGTACGGAGGGGATACACCATTGCACTTTTCAGCAGATGAACTAGCGTTCAGACATTTAGTGTACACCCCCAATGCATTTACAGCTGTAATTGAGTTGGAAGATGGCCAAAAGTTTGATGCCGTATTGCAGGATATTCAGTTTCATCCTGTAACTGATAAGATTTTACATATAGATTTTTATCAGTTGTTCAAGGACAAACCTGTTACCATGGATATTCCAATACGTTTGGAAGGAAATTCACCCGGTGTAAGAAATGGTGGGCGTTTGCTTTTTAGAAAAAGAAAACTTTCCATTAAATCCTTACCGGACTTATTGCCTGATTTTATAACCATTGATATTTCAAAACTTAAAATTGGTGGAACAATCGCAGTAGAAACGCTTTTAAATGACGACTATACTATTCTTCACCCAGACAGTACCGCAGTTGTACAAGTGAAAGCTTCTAGAACTTCTGTTGATGATGAGGAAGAAGAAGAAATAGAAGGAGAAGAAGGAACCGAAGCAACAGCAGCTGAAGGTGGAGATGCACCTGCCGCTGAAGCAGAAGCCACTGAATAG
- a CDS encoding ribose-phosphate pyrophosphokinase, whose amino-acid sequence MPYQVPEPKIFACTQSTILGEKIAASYGADLGKILFSRYSDGEFQPSFEESIRGARIFIIGSTNPGPENLMEMLLMLDAAKRASARHITAVMPYFGWARQDRKDKPRVPIAAKLVAKMLETAGATRIITMDLHADQIQGFFEKPVDHLFASTLFLPYLKELNLDNLCIASPDMGGSKRAYAYSRALESDVVICYKQRAKANVISHMELIGEVDGKNVVLVDDMVDTAGTLTRAADLMMERGAKSVRAITTHGLLSGNAYEKIENSQLSELIITDSIPIEHNRKKIKVLGCANLFADVMQRVHHNTSISSKFLM is encoded by the coding sequence ATGCCATACCAAGTTCCAGAACCAAAAATTTTCGCATGTACCCAAAGTACTATCCTTGGAGAGAAAATAGCAGCCTCTTATGGTGCAGATCTGGGAAAAATTCTTTTTTCGAGATATAGCGATGGTGAATTTCAACCGTCTTTTGAAGAATCTATAAGAGGTGCACGTATTTTCATCATAGGCTCCACAAATCCAGGTCCTGAGAACTTAATGGAAATGTTGTTGATGCTAGATGCGGCCAAAAGAGCTTCTGCCAGACATATTACAGCAGTTATGCCCTATTTTGGCTGGGCCAGACAAGATAGAAAAGATAAACCCCGGGTTCCGATAGCGGCAAAACTTGTTGCCAAAATGTTGGAAACTGCTGGTGCCACCCGTATTATCACCATGGATCTTCATGCGGATCAAATACAAGGTTTTTTCGAAAAACCTGTTGATCATCTATTTGCATCTACGTTATTCTTACCGTATTTGAAGGAATTGAATCTAGACAATTTATGCATTGCATCACCAGACATGGGAGGCTCCAAAAGAGCTTACGCATATTCCAGGGCTTTGGAGAGCGATGTAGTGATTTGTTACAAGCAGCGAGCGAAAGCCAATGTAATTTCACATATGGAACTCATTGGTGAAGTAGATGGAAAGAACGTGGTTCTAGTAGACGATATGGTAGATACCGCAGGCACGCTAACTAGAGCTGCAGACCTTATGATGGAGCGTGGTGCAAAAAGTGTAAGGGCCATAACAACACATGGATTACTCTCTGGAAATGCTTATGAGAAAATTGAAAATTCCCAGCTTTCGGAATTAATTATAACAGATTCCATACCTATTGAACACAATAGAAAAAAAATAAAGGTATTGGGTTGTGCCAATTTGTTTGCTGATGTTATGCAAAGGGTACACCACAATACATCCATATCATCAAAATTTTTAATGTAG